The window ATGTGGAGTACACCGGTGCCGAGCCGAGCCTCGGAGACGTCTTGAGAATGTACGCTGAAAAGACCGGCGCATTGTTTTCGTTCTGTTTTGCGTGTGGTCCGATCCTCGCTGGGAAGTTCGATCTTACTGACAGATTCTCGAAACTCGGTGAAGCTTTCGGAATCTGGTTTCAGGTCAGGGACGACATCGAAGATGCGAGGGGCGATGAAACCAAACTCGGTAAGCCTACCGGTAGGGATGTTGCCCTCGGTAAGCCCACCGTTGTAAAACTCCTCGGTCTTGAACGGAGCGAGATTTTTGCCGATAAACTATTCGGGTCTCTCATGCGCAGTTTGGAGAGGAACAGACTGAACTTCACGCGGGAGTTGCTCGAAGATCTGATGAAAAGGTGAAAGAATGAAGTTTTCCGAGTTTTTCTTAACCATTCTCAGAAGACGATTACTGCTCATAACACTCCTCGCGGCGTTCGTGCTCTTCGTGTCCCTCCTGCTGTGGCGCTCCTATTCGAACCGGCCAAAGATCGTGAAAGGGAGCGAAGAGACAGCGGTTCCACTCACCGTCGTTGTACCCGACGGATCGTACAGCACCAAAAAGACGTACGTTGTCAAGCGTGTGTCACGCGATAGCCTGTCTCCCACGATCGCCAACACCTTCGTGGGGGATCTGTACGAGGTTTCGCCTTCCGATGGTGTGGACGAGTTCGCCATGAAGCCGATCAGGATCATCTACAGGCTCTCGAAGGACCTTTACTTTGGAGGGGACTACGCCAACGTGAAGCTGGCGTACATACCCGATCCCAAACAACCCATCTACAGGATTTTTGGAGGCGCGAACATGGGTTTCGACGATAAAGGGGCTTACATAGAAGCTCACGCGTTTCATACATCGATCGTCGGATTGATCGCGGATGTTCCTGAAAAACAAAAACTTGGCCTGCAACTCCTGGTCGAAAGATCGAGAACCATCGAACCTGTTCTTCTGCTGATCCCCGACGTAGACAGGGGTTTCCTTGGTTTCGTCAACTCTTCGCAGGCGACGAACTTCTGGATCGAACTCTTTCCGACCAGAACGATCATGTACTACGAGTATCCCCTTGCAAGTACACGGTCGGTCTCGTACATGAATTCTTTTCGCAGTTTTGCGCAACAAAACGTGCCGAGCTATCTGCTCTTCGAAGCTGAGAAGCTCGCGATGGAACTGGTGAGGTTGAAGAACTTCGAGTTCGATATCGTCGCACACGGCGTGGGAGCCATAATCGCGAGGCTCGCTGTGGAGTTGCATCCTGAAGTGAAGAACGTTCGGAGTTTGATCCTGGTGAGCCCTCCGAACAGAGGGACGAACGTGGTGAATCCACTCTACTACGGTGCGTTGATTTACAGAAAGGATTCACAGGTTGTGGCGAACAACTTTGGAATCGATCGCTTCGTTGTGGATGCGATGAAGTCACACCTTCTGTACTACCTCGAAGCGCTCGGTCCGATTTACTCTGAGATACTCACTGGTTCCGATTTGCTCAAGAAACTTGACAAGACTGTCAGAAAAGATGTGAGGTACCTCGTGGTTGTGGGGAACTCACCTCCAGCATCGATAGATGTCACTGGAACACAGCTCGAAATCTTTTACCCAGAACTCGTCAAAGGTAAAGGTGATGGGGTTGTGAGCCACGAGAGTGCAACGATAGAAGGAATCGAGAAGATCGTTCTGAACGGATCGTTCTTCGATTGCTATCTCGATCCCACCTTCCACGCTAAATTGAAAGATTTTCTTGCCCAGACCCGTGTGGAGATACCAAGCTACAGAGAGGAGACCTACCCTGAGAGAGTTCCTCAAGCTCAGCAGACAGAAAGGATAGTCAAACCAGCGACTGAAACGAAGAGCTCGACGCAGGTGGAAACGAAGAGGGAAGAGTCTGTTCAGCTACGTGTCTCGTTGCCGGTCAGGTTCGAACGTTCCCAACTTCTTACGAAGGTCGGGGCGCTGGACCTCAAAGGTGCGAGGAGTATACACTTCGTCCTGGGAAGACTCTTCTACGTGCTCGAAGACGGTTTGTACAGCGACGGAAAAAGGATACAATCTGGCACGATTCGTTACGTCCACGTCCTGAACGATAGTATCAGTTTTGTCGCGAACGACAGACTGTACCGTTTCAACGGTAGCAAGGTCACGGACCTTGGGAGGTTGGACCTCGCAGGTGTGGAAGATGTTCTGGCGACTGATGGTGGCGTATTCGCGTTGTTGAGGAGTAAGGAAAACCTTGTTCTGGCCCGCTGGGAGAATGGATGGAAGCAAGTCCAGATCCTTTCGGGAGTCTATGGGAAGTTCATCGATGGTCCTTCACTTTTGGTGATGACGAACAGGGAGATCTATGATTTTTCCATTGGAAATCTGAGAAAGCTCTTAGATTCGTCGAAGATCAGAATCGATGGAAGGTCCGTCGATTTCAAAAGTTGTCTGATGGTTTCTGACCTGTTGTTCGTGGGGCTCAGAAGTTACAGCCTGCTCGTGTACGACCTCAGGACCGAGACTTACACATGGGGTGCGGAAGGCTGGATCGATCCGGAAACGTTTTTGCCTTTGAAAAACGCGGTATTGATCGCCGGTACATCGACGATCTTCACCTTTGACCTTCAAAGAATGAGTTTGAATCCTTCTTATCAATCCTTTTCGGAGAGAATGAACGCCGTCACCGGCGATGGTGAGAAGCTTTACGTTCTGACAGAATCGAGCGTGGAGGTGTATAAATTGAAGTGAGGGATGAAGCATGAGGTACCTCATTTGTGTGTTCGTCCTGCTCTCGGCGTTGGTGCTCGCGAACGCGCTGGAGTACTACAACTCTGCTTTGAACGCTTACGTGCAGAAAGATTACAAAAACGCCCTGGAGTGGTTTGAAACGGCTTTGAGGCTCGATCCGAGCATAGAATCGTACGATCCAATGGTGAAACTCAGGATGGGTCTGTGCGCGTTCGCACTCAAAGATTACGCGAAGGCCAGGGCTTACCTGGAACCGTACGAATCGAGCAACGTTGTGGCGGCAAGTGTACTCAAGGCGATCCGTGAAGGTACACAGAAAAACGAAGAATGGATGGAATGGTTGAGATCGAGAATCCCTCCCCCCACTCCTGTACAGGTGCAGGTCACGAAGAAGAAGTCTCCCGTGTTGCTCACCGTGGGTGTGTTTGCCATCAGTTTTGCTATTTCTTTCTTGCTGTTGAGAATATTGAGGCACAAACGACCCGCTGTGAAGGAGCAGCCCACGGTGGAGGAGAAGCTCGAACGTCAACTCGAAGAGATCGGCATGGTTTCGAACAGTTTGAAGGAAGGAAAGATGGTCATCGATTTTGAAACTGACGAAGAGTTACAGAAACTCGAGGCGCAGATTGAAAGCATCGTTCAGCAGATAATCTCCAAAGAAGGACAAAAGGAAGAAGCGGAGGTTTCTATTGGAGAGGATCCTTTCGCCATCCTGAAGAAGATGGAGGAAAAAGACCAGTACAGCGAAGAAGACGCGAAGATACTGTCTCAGATCATGCAGCAGCTCGTCAATAACCCGGAAGATAGCACAGACGATTCGGACGAGCGAAATCAGTCTTAACGAGGAATGAATCACCTTGTCTTCCAACGACCACGCCCAGCACATCGCATCCCATATCCCTGAGAAGCTTACCGTTGGTGAAACTTTCAGAGATTCTCACGGTGAAGCCCGTGACATCGATGTCTTCGTAAACGTACAGCTTCGTTCCACCCGTGAGTTCACCTTCCAGGCTCACATGACTCGATTCAACGGTGACCTGCATCGAGAATTGTGGAGAATTCCAGGGTTCGATCCAGCACACGTGATCGCTCGTGTGTTTGATGATCCCTACGAACTTTTTGTTCTCTGGATCTATCGCGATATCTCCCACCTTGGCCTGCCCGGTCGCTACCAGATAGTTCTGTCTGAAGCTCAGAACAACGTTCGATTGCTCGAAAGTAACATCACCTATCTTGATGGAACCTTCACGTTCGACGCCCTGGAACACCAGAACGACGGCTTCGTCCAACCTGTGAAGCGTGTGTCTCAGCACGGCTGTGGGATACACGATGGCGTGAACGAAACGAAAGAGAAATTTTGCCGGTTTTGAGAGAAACACGGCATTCAGGGCGAAGATGGTCGCAAAAATGAGCAAGTACGCGATGAAGAAATTGATTTGACGGGTGCTCATCAGTCTACCTGCTGGAGTTTCTTCAGAATGTCCACTTTATCGAGCACCTTTCCAGCCCCGATCGCGACACAGCTCATGGGATCTTCCGCTCTGACAACTTTGATACCGGTTTCTTTTTCTATGAGTTTATCGACACCTCTCGTGAGGGAACCACCACCTGTCGCGACTATACCCCTTTCGACGATGTCCGTAACCAGTTCTGGTGGGGTCTTCTCAAGTGTGGATTTGATCGCGTCGATGATGGCGCTCACAGGCACCATCAAGGCTTCCCTGACTTCCCCTCCCCTTATCGTGATCTTCCTCGGAAGGCCCGTCGAAAGGTCTATTCCAGTCACTGTGGTCTCCAAACTGTCATACTCCGGTGAAGGGAAGACGTTGCCTATCTCTATTTTGATCCTTTCACCGGTTCTCTCGCCGATCGCCACACGGTAGGTTTCCCGAACGTACTGGACGATCGCTTCGTCCATCTCATCGCCGGCGATCCTTATCGATTCCCAAACCACGATGCTGCCCAGCGATATGACAGCAACTTCCGTCGTTCCACCACCGATGTCAACGATCATGTTCCCGTTGGGTTCCTCAACGTCGAGCCCAAGCCCTATCGCGCTCGCCATGGGTTCTTCTATCAAAAACACCCGGGCAGCACCTGCTTCGAGGCCGGCTTCCAGAATGGCCCTCTTCTCCACATCGGTGATACCGATGGGAACGCCTATGACAACCCTCGGCTTGAAGAGAGAGAACGAGGTCCTCGTTTTACCTATGAAATATTTGAGCATCGCGAGCGCCACGTCGTAATCGGCTATGACACCGTCTCTGAGGGGCCTGACGGCGATGATGGAAGCCGGGGTTTTGCCGAGCATCATTTTCGCCTCGAGACCCACTTTGATCACTTCTCCAGTGTCGGCATTTATAGCAACAACGGAAGGCTCGTTTATCACGATGCCTTTGCCCTTCACATAGACAAGGGTGTTCGCTGTGCCGAGATCGATTCCCAGATCCTTCCTCACCACGATGCGCACCGTCCTTTTTATCGCGCTAAATCGATTTTACCATCAGGCGAAGTAAGCGGTGAAGAAAGACAGACCATACAGTATGGCTGTGATCAACAAGGCCTTCCAGCCTCTCCTGTTGTGATCCCGCATCTTTTCATTTTCCTGGTTCCTCATAGCTTTCAAGCCGAGTTCAAAGCTTATGATCGCGAACAGAAGAACGATCGAGCCCGCGTAGAAAAGAATGTTCGAGACGGTCCTCAAGGTTTCAAACCTCCTCAGAACACGTTCCCTATGTTCTGAAAACCTTCACCTATCACGTGGCGAGCCTCACTGATTATTATGAACGCATTTTTGTCGAGTTTTCGGATGAACGATATCAGCTCTCCAAGCTCTCTCCTTCTGAGGACTATGAGAAGTATTTTTCTGTCCTTTTGAGTGTAAGCACCTTTACCTTCTATGTAAGTCGCACCCCTCTTAAGCTCTTTGAGGACGAAGCTGGCTATCTCCTCGTGTTTGTCCGAGATCACCATCACCTGTGTTGAGGATTCAATACCTTTCAATACGAAGTCTATCATCATTCCGTTGATCAGTATGGCGAGCACAGCGTACATTCCAAGTTTCGTTCCCATGACGGTACCGGCAAAGATCGCTATGAGAAGGTCCGTCATCAGGAGCGTGGTACCCATAGGCGCGGCGAAGAATTTGTTGAAGATGCGTGCGACTATGTCGGTACCACCCGTGGACGCGTTCTGAGTGAAGGTGAGGGCCATACCAACGGCGGTGATGATGTCACCGAAGAGTACGGCGATGATGAGATCTTCGGTGAACTTCGGGATCGGGACGATCCTGTCGAAAAGGTCTACGAAAAAGTTCAGGAGGAACGTGCAGTATATCGTTTTCAGGCTGAAATCTTTTCCCACTGTGATGAAGCCAACCAGGAAGAGCAGAGCGTTTATGATGTACATCCACACACCCACAGGAAGGCCCACGAGTCTGTTCAGAACGATTGCCAGACCGCTCGCGCCTCCAGCAGCAATCGAATTCGGAATGAGGAAAGAGACCACACCGATCGCTGTGATGATCACACCAAGAGTGGCAAATACATACTCTTTGAAGATGTACTTCCTGCTCACATTCTCACCTCCACACAGGGAAGATTTTACCATTAAAACATTAGTTTTCGGGAGAAAAAGCGTTTACTTGAGAAATATTTCGGAGTAATCGCCTACAATTGGAATTATTAAGTGATAAACACCAAAAATGGGGACTTGATTTGTCACAGAAAGTGGTGTATTCTATAATTAGCACTCAAATATATAGAGTGATAAAATTCGAAAGGAGGTCGTGGCTATGAAGGTTGTACCGCTCGGTGAAAGGCTTCTGATCAAACCCATCAAGGAGGAGAAGAAAACTGAAGGTGGGATTGTGTTGCCCGATTCGGCTAGGGAGAAACCCATGAAGGCAGAAGTGATCGCAGTCGGAGAAAAAGTTGAGAACATCGACGTGAAGCCCGGTGACAAAGTTATTTACTCGAAGTACGCCGGTACTGAAATCAAAATCGATGATGTTGAGTACATCATCATTGATGCCAACGATATACTGGCGAAAATCGAAAACTGAGAGGAGGGAGAAGTTATGCCCAAACTGTTGAAGTTCAATGAGGAAGCGCGCAGAGCACTCGAAAGAGGCGTCAACAAAGTTGCGGATGCTGTGAGGATCACGCTTGGACCCAAGGGTAGAAACGTTGTCATCGAGAAGAGCTGGGGTTCACCGACCATCACGAACGATGGAGTCTCGATCGCTAAGGAAATAGAACTCGAAGACAAGTTCGAAAACCTCGGTGCCCAACTCGTCAAAGAAGTTGCGTCGAAAACGAACGATGTTGCTGGTGACGGTACAACGACGGCCACCGTGCTCGCACAGGCGATGATCAGGGAAGGTCTGAAGAACGTCGCAGCTGGTGCGAACCCGATACTCCTCAAGCGTGGGATCGACAAAGCCACAGAAGTTGTTGCCAAGTTCATCAAGGACAACGCGAAGAAACTCTCCGGTAGGGAAGACATTGCGCACGTTGCTGCTATAAGTGCTAACAATCCCGAGATCGGTGAACTGATCGCTGAGGCGATGGACAAGGTTGGCGAGGACGGAGTCA is drawn from Thermotoga sp. Ku-13t and contains these coding sequences:
- a CDS encoding alpha/beta hydrolase, whose amino-acid sequence is MKFSEFFLTILRRRLLLITLLAAFVLFVSLLLWRSYSNRPKIVKGSEETAVPLTVVVPDGSYSTKKTYVVKRVSRDSLSPTIANTFVGDLYEVSPSDGVDEFAMKPIRIIYRLSKDLYFGGDYANVKLAYIPDPKQPIYRIFGGANMGFDDKGAYIEAHAFHTSIVGLIADVPEKQKLGLQLLVERSRTIEPVLLLIPDVDRGFLGFVNSSQATNFWIELFPTRTIMYYEYPLASTRSVSYMNSFRSFAQQNVPSYLLFEAEKLAMELVRLKNFEFDIVAHGVGAIIARLAVELHPEVKNVRSLILVSPPNRGTNVVNPLYYGALIYRKDSQVVANNFGIDRFVVDAMKSHLLYYLEALGPIYSEILTGSDLLKKLDKTVRKDVRYLVVVGNSPPASIDVTGTQLEIFYPELVKGKGDGVVSHESATIEGIEKIVLNGSFFDCYLDPTFHAKLKDFLAQTRVEIPSYREETYPERVPQAQQTERIVKPATETKSSTQVETKREESVQLRVSLPVRFERSQLLTKVGALDLKGARSIHFVLGRLFYVLEDGLYSDGKRIQSGTIRYVHVLNDSISFVANDRLYRFNGSKVTDLGRLDLAGVEDVLATDGGVFALLRSKENLVLARWENGWKQVQILSGVYGKFIDGPSLLVMTNREIYDFSIGNLRKLLDSSKIRIDGRSVDFKSCLMVSDLLFVGLRSYSLLVYDLRTETYTWGAEGWIDPETFLPLKNAVLIAGTSTIFTFDLQRMSLNPSYQSFSERMNAVTGDGEKLYVLTESSVEVYKLK
- a CDS encoding tetratricopeptide repeat protein, encoding MRYLICVFVLLSALVLANALEYYNSALNAYVQKDYKNALEWFETALRLDPSIESYDPMVKLRMGLCAFALKDYAKARAYLEPYESSNVVAASVLKAIREGTQKNEEWMEWLRSRIPPPTPVQVQVTKKKSPVLLTVGVFAISFAISFLLLRILRHKRPAVKEQPTVEEKLERQLEEIGMVSNSLKEGKMVIDFETDEELQKLEAQIESIVQQIISKEGQKEEAEVSIGEDPFAILKKMEEKDQYSEEDAKILSQIMQQLVNNPEDSTDDSDERNQS
- a CDS encoding rod shape-determining protein, with product MVRKDLGIDLGTANTLVYVKGKGIVINEPSVVAINADTGEVIKVGLEAKMMLGKTPASIIAVRPLRDGVIADYDVALAMLKYFIGKTRTSFSLFKPRVVIGVPIGITDVEKRAILEAGLEAGAARVFLIEEPMASAIGLGLDVEEPNGNMIVDIGGGTTEVAVISLGSIVVWESIRIAGDEMDEAIVQYVRETYRVAIGERTGERIKIEIGNVFPSPEYDSLETTVTGIDLSTGLPRKITIRGGEVREALMVPVSAIIDAIKSTLEKTPPELVTDIVERGIVATGGGSLTRGVDKLIEKETGIKVVRAEDPMSCVAIGAGKVLDKVDILKKLQQVD
- a CDS encoding YitT family protein, whose amino-acid sequence is MVKSSLCGGENVSRKYIFKEYVFATLGVIITAIGVVSFLIPNSIAAGGASGLAIVLNRLVGLPVGVWMYIINALLFLVGFITVGKDFSLKTIYCTFLLNFFVDLFDRIVPIPKFTEDLIIAVLFGDIITAVGMALTFTQNASTGGTDIVARIFNKFFAAPMGTTLLMTDLLIAIFAGTVMGTKLGMYAVLAILINGMMIDFVLKGIESSTQVMVISDKHEEIASFVLKELKRGATYIEGKGAYTQKDRKILLIVLRRRELGELISFIRKLDKNAFIIISEARHVIGEGFQNIGNVF
- the groES gene encoding co-chaperone GroES; amino-acid sequence: MKVVPLGERLLIKPIKEEKKTEGGIVLPDSAREKPMKAEVIAVGEKVENIDVKPGDKVIYSKYAGTEIKIDDVEYIIIDANDILAKIEN